The following proteins come from a genomic window of Pseudomonas sp. J452:
- the radA gene encoding DNA repair protein RadA, whose amino-acid sequence MAKAKRMYGCTDCGATFPKWAGQCGECGAWNTLTETMIESGGASAPSGRGGWAGQQAQVKTLAEVSVEEVPRFSTVSGELDRVLGGGLVDGSVVLIGGDPGIGKSTILLQTLCNIAQRLPALYVTGEESQQQVAMRARRLELPQDKLKVMTETCIESIIEVARREQPKVMVIDSIQTIFTEQLQSAPGGVAQVRESAALLVRYAKQSGTAIFLVGHVTKEGALAGPRVLEHMVDTVLYFEGESDGRLRLLRAVKNRFGAVNELGVFGMTDKGLKEVTNPSAIFLTRAQEEVPGSVVMATWEGTRPMLVEVQALVDTSHMANPRRVTLGLDQNRLAMLLAVLHRHGGIPTYDQDVFLNVVGGVKVLETASDLALMAAVISSLRNKPLPHDLLVFGEIGLSGEIRPVPSGQERLKEAAKHGFKRAIVPKGNAPKEAPPGLQVIAVTRLEQALDALFE is encoded by the coding sequence ATGGCCAAGGCCAAGCGCATGTATGGCTGCACCGATTGTGGCGCCACCTTTCCCAAGTGGGCCGGGCAGTGCGGCGAGTGCGGGGCCTGGAACACCCTGACCGAGACCATGATCGAAAGCGGCGGCGCCAGCGCACCGTCCGGGCGTGGCGGCTGGGCCGGGCAGCAGGCTCAGGTGAAGACCCTGGCCGAGGTCAGCGTCGAGGAAGTGCCGCGCTTCTCCACCGTCTCCGGCGAGCTGGACCGGGTGCTTGGCGGCGGCCTGGTGGATGGTTCGGTGGTGCTGATCGGCGGCGACCCCGGTATCGGCAAGTCGACCATTTTGCTGCAGACCCTGTGCAATATCGCCCAGCGCCTGCCGGCGTTGTATGTCACCGGCGAGGAATCCCAGCAGCAGGTGGCCATGCGCGCGCGCCGGCTGGAGCTGCCGCAGGACAAGCTCAAGGTGATGACCGAGACCTGCATCGAATCGATTATCGAGGTGGCGCGCCGCGAGCAGCCCAAGGTGATGGTGATCGACTCGATCCAGACCATCTTCACCGAGCAGCTGCAGTCCGCCCCCGGCGGCGTGGCTCAGGTGCGCGAGAGTGCGGCGCTGCTGGTGCGCTACGCCAAGCAGAGCGGCACGGCGATCTTCCTGGTCGGCCACGTGACCAAGGAAGGTGCCTTGGCCGGCCCGCGCGTGCTGGAGCACATGGTCGACACCGTGCTGTATTTCGAAGGTGAGTCCGACGGCCGCCTGCGCCTGTTGCGCGCGGTGAAGAACCGCTTCGGCGCGGTCAACGAGCTGGGCGTGTTCGGCATGACCGACAAGGGTCTCAAGGAAGTCACTAACCCCTCGGCGATCTTCCTCACCCGCGCCCAGGAGGAAGTGCCGGGCAGCGTGGTGATGGCCACCTGGGAAGGCACCCGGCCGATGCTGGTGGAGGTGCAGGCGCTGGTCGACACCAGTCACATGGCCAACCCGCGCCGCGTCACCCTGGGCCTGGACCAGAATCGCCTGGCCATGCTGCTGGCCGTGTTACACCGCCATGGCGGCATCCCGACCTACGACCAGGACGTGTTCCTCAACGTGGTGGGCGGGGTCAAGGTGCTGGAGACCGCCTCCGACCTGGCGCTGATGGCTGCAGTGATTTCCAGCCTGCGCAACAAGCCGCTGCCGCATGACCTGCTGGTGTTCGGCGAGATCGGCCTGTCCGGTGAGATTCGGCCGGTGCCGAGCGGTCAGGAGCGTTTGAAGGAGGCTGCCAAACACGGCTTCAAGCGCGCCATCGTGCCCAAGGGCAATGCGCCCAAGGAAGCGCCGCCGGGCCTGCAGGTGATCGCGGTGACGCGCCTGGAGCAGGCGCTGGATGCGTTGTTCGAGTAG
- a CDS encoding PilZ domain-containing protein, which yields MSDTTSERRRFQRIAFDAATELTQGERRWTVELHDLSLKGLLVKRPRDWNGDPDQAFNATITLDSDTRLHLEVVLTRTRDELLGFVCRHIDLESISHLRRLVELNLGDESLLERELAALGEED from the coding sequence ATGAGTGACACGACCTCCGAGCGTCGGCGCTTTCAGCGCATCGCCTTCGACGCCGCCACCGAGCTGACCCAGGGCGAGCGCCGGTGGACGGTGGAGCTGCATGACCTGTCGCTCAAGGGCCTGCTGGTAAAGCGTCCACGCGACTGGAACGGTGACCCGGACCAAGCGTTCAACGCCACCATCACCCTCGACAGCGACACCCGTCTGCATCTGGAAGTGGTACTGACCCGCACGCGCGATGAGCTGCTCGGTTTTGTCTGCCGGCATATCGACCTGGAGTCGATCAGCCACCTGCGCCGCCTGGTGGAGCTCAACCTCGGCGACGAAAGCCTGCTGGAGCGGGAGCTGGCGGCACTGGGCGAGGAAGACTAG
- a CDS encoding GNAT family N-acetyltransferase → MQIELLPTTTEQLPLIANLYQFYAYESSDWEQEDIEVDGRFYIHEPHLQRYWQEPDWSASLVLVDGFIAGFLLIERSELPGVDALEFADLFILKKYRRLGIGRALVEQVIVAGGGSWVISFYQQDSLARQFWQRLLAELPLRVVEQLADPEQPGLLTYRLDQQTH, encoded by the coding sequence ATGCAGATCGAATTGCTCCCCACCACCACCGAGCAGCTGCCGCTGATCGCCAACCTCTACCAGTTCTATGCCTACGAGTCGTCGGACTGGGAGCAGGAGGACATCGAGGTCGACGGCCGCTTTTACATCCACGAGCCGCACCTGCAACGCTATTGGCAGGAGCCGGACTGGAGCGCCAGCCTGGTACTGGTGGACGGCTTCATCGCCGGTTTCCTGCTGATCGAGCGCAGCGAACTGCCGGGCGTCGATGCCCTGGAGTTTGCCGACCTATTCATCCTCAAGAAGTACCGCCGCCTGGGCATCGGCCGGGCCCTGGTGGAGCAGGTGATAGTCGCGGGCGGCGGCAGCTGGGTGATCAGTTTCTACCAGCAGGACAGCCTGGCCCGGCAGTTCTGGCAGCGTCTACTGGCCGAGCTGCCGCTGCGCGTCGTGGAGCAACTGGCAGACCCGGAGCAGCCGGGCCTGCTGACCTATCGGCTCGATCAGCAGACGCATTGA
- a CDS encoding YdcH family protein, which yields MPLEHHPLTHEFPEYRQQLQALHASDAQFAHMAKNYEALDKRIYEVEDGRQALDDLALHALKNERVTLKDQIAERLRKANGAAG from the coding sequence ATGCCCCTCGAACACCACCCACTGACCCATGAATTCCCGGAATACCGCCAGCAACTACAAGCCCTGCATGCCAGCGATGCGCAGTTCGCCCACATGGCAAAGAACTACGAGGCCCTGGACAAGCGCATCTATGAAGTGGAAGACGGCCGCCAGGCGCTGGATGATCTGGCCCTGCACGCCCTGAAGAATGAGCGCGTCACCCTCAAGGACCAGATCGCTGAGCGCCTACGTAAAGCCAACGGCGCTGCAGGCTAG
- a CDS encoding YdcH family protein, with protein MHVDHHPLIQDFPELRSELQRLRQEDQHFSKQTDEYEALDKRICRIEDGIELLDDAALAQLKQNRVSLKDDLARQLKIAAGQCCGCGSGCSA; from the coding sequence ATGCATGTCGACCATCACCCCCTGATCCAGGACTTTCCCGAGCTGCGCAGTGAACTGCAGCGCCTGCGCCAGGAAGATCAGCACTTCTCGAAGCAGACCGATGAGTATGAGGCGTTGGACAAACGCATCTGCCGTATCGAAGACGGTATCGAACTGCTCGACGATGCTGCGCTGGCACAGCTCAAGCAGAATCGGGTCAGCCTCAAGGATGACCTGGCGCGCCAGTTGAAGATCGCCGCCGGGCAATGTTGTGGTTGCGGCAGTGGTTGCAGCGCTTGA
- a CDS encoding GNAT family N-acetyltransferase, producing the protein MHQEIIESPSTAQSAELRQRFQEFVAQRLDLPDESADKPLLINLRDDDGQLIAGILANAYWDGLEIDTLWVTEAQRGQGLAADLLRRAEEHGRHHGALVAYLKTVEARAFYEKQGYQLFGVLEDRPRGTHLYHMKKRLD; encoded by the coding sequence ATGCACCAAGAAATCATCGAGTCTCCAAGCACCGCACAGAGTGCCGAGCTGCGGCAGCGGTTCCAGGAGTTCGTAGCCCAGCGCCTGGATCTGCCTGATGAGTCGGCCGATAAGCCGCTACTGATCAACCTGCGCGACGACGACGGCCAGTTGATTGCCGGCATACTGGCCAACGCCTACTGGGATGGCCTGGAGATCGACACGCTGTGGGTAACTGAAGCGCAGCGCGGCCAAGGCCTGGCGGCCGACCTGCTACGCCGTGCCGAGGAACACGGGCGCCACCATGGAGCCCTGGTGGCCTACCTGAAGACGGTGGAGGCCAGGGCTTTCTACGAGAAGCAGGGTTACCAGCTGTTCGGCGTGCTGGAAGACCGCCCACGCGGCACCCACCTGTACCACATGAAGAAGCGCCTGGACTGA
- a CDS encoding EAL domain-containing protein: protein MKNSPGCSACRDGKGLDFPISMAFQPIVDVARRQVFAHEALVRGVNGESAGSLLARVTSENLYAFDQSCRIKAVELAARLQVPAMVSINFMPNAVYQAETCIRATLEAAQRFNLPLDKIIFEVTEQEQVLDIEHLSGILKAYRKQGFMTAIDDFGAGYAGLNLLADFQPDLIKLDMDLIRNIDSDNVRQILVESTLDMCRKLKVRVIAEGIETQAELQTLQHMGVELFQGYLLAKPAFESLPAVNYPQ from the coding sequence ATGAAGAACTCTCCAGGCTGTTCTGCTTGCCGTGATGGCAAGGGACTGGACTTCCCTATCAGCATGGCTTTCCAGCCCATCGTCGACGTCGCCCGGCGCCAGGTATTCGCCCATGAAGCCCTGGTGCGCGGGGTCAACGGCGAGTCAGCCGGCAGCCTGCTGGCAAGGGTTACGTCGGAAAACCTCTACGCCTTCGACCAGAGCTGTCGAATCAAGGCGGTAGAGCTGGCCGCGCGCCTGCAGGTGCCGGCCATGGTTTCGATCAACTTCATGCCCAACGCCGTGTACCAGGCGGAAACCTGCATCCGCGCCACCTTGGAAGCGGCGCAGCGCTTCAACCTGCCCCTCGACAAGATCATCTTCGAAGTCACCGAGCAGGAGCAGGTGCTAGATATCGAGCACCTCAGCGGCATCCTCAAGGCCTATCGCAAGCAGGGCTTCATGACCGCCATCGACGATTTTGGCGCCGGTTATGCCGGGCTCAACCTGCTCGCCGACTTCCAGCCCGACCTGATCAAGCTGGACATGGATCTGATCCGCAACATCGACAGCGACAACGTGCGGCAGATCCTCGTCGAGTCGACCCTGGACATGTGCCGCAAACTCAAGGTGCGGGTGATTGCCGAAGGCATCGAGACCCAGGCCGAGCTGCAGACCCTGCAGCACATGGGCGTCGAGCTGTTTCAGGGCTATCTGCTGGCCAAACCCGCCTTCGAAAGCCTGCCTGCGGTCAACTACCCGCAGTAG